DNA sequence from the Papio anubis isolate 15944 chromosome 7, Panubis1.0, whole genome shotgun sequence genome:
CGACACTGCACTCTGGCTGGAATATTACTGAGGGCTTTGGGTTCTGCACTATCAAGAGGTTGATAATGGAGAAAGATTGAGTGACAAACTGTAATGTATCACTTGGGTCTCAAGAAGAGGCAGGTGCTAGAAAatgctttccttcttccctggcTTCTTAGTATAATAGAATCGGGCAAGGCTGGGTGGAGTGGAGAAGTAGGGAGGATGCCCGTGGCCAATGCCTTGGAGAGACTTGACTGCTGTGGTTGCGTGTGGCGGTCGTGTTGGTACCTCGCTGCAATCCTCTTCCCCGCCCAGCATCAGATGGCCCTCTTGCGCCATATCTAGGCTGATGACGCCCCGAGTGGCGACGCTCTAGTAGCCGTTTGTCTATGGCAGGCGGGGTGGCAGCCTTAGCTGCCGGAGGTGCCGCACTCTCTACCCGCCCTGGGTGAAGCACCAACTCTGCTGCGCGCAGCCTGCGGTGCGGGTCATGGCGCGGCTACCGAAGCTGGCAGTCTTTGATTTGGGTGAGGGACGGGAAGGAGAATTTCGTAAGGCGCCGTCCTTTTCCATACCCCTAACTGCTGCTCCCGAATCCCTGCGTCCCCCACCACCAGGCTGaaccttccctctccttcctctctcagaTTACACTCTCTGGCCTTTCTGGGTCGACACGCACGTGGACCCTCCGTTCCATAAGAGCAGGTGAGGTAGGGACAGGGAGGACTGGGGCGAGATGGGACCCAGCCAGGGCTGAGCGCACTCTTGCCCTCCCCAGTGATGGAACTGTACGAGATAGGCGGGGCCAAGACGTCCGACTGTACCCAGAGGTGCCTGAGGTCCTAAAACGATTGCAGAGTCTTGGGGTGCCCGGTGCGGCTGCTTCAAGGTAAGAGCGACTGACAACTGATAGTGTAATGCTGAAGGGTGCATGCAAGAGACTTACAGTGAAACCCCTGGGCTACAAAAATAGGGGCGGTGCAAGTTTGCaagtatttgcatattttttctccttGGTCTTTTAACTATTAAAAAGTGGGGCCGgcagccggacgcggtggctcactcctgtaatcccagcactttgggaggccaaggcgggcggatcacgagatcaggagttcgagaccagcctgaccaacgtggtgaaaccccgtctctactaaaaatacaaaaattagcgggcgcctgtaatcccagctactcgggaggctgaggcaggagaatcgcttgaacccaggaggtggaggttgcagtgagctgagatggagccactgcactctagcctgggtgacagagtgagacagtgtctcaaaaaaaaaaaaaaacaagtgaggcCGGGCaaagtgactcacacctgtaatcttagcactttgggagtcctaggcgggaggatcacttgaggccagcaatttgagaccagcctaggcaatagagggagaccccatctctaccaaaaaaaaaaaaaaaaatgtggtggcgtgcacctgtagtcccagctacttggaaggctgaggtgggaggatcacttgagcccaggacattgtgaccgcagtgagccatgactgggccactgcactctagtctgggtgacagagctagactccgtctcaaaacaaaaactaaaactttgGCCCAGCACCAATTTCGTCAAACAGGAAGGCAATGGAGTTAAACAGAGGCTGAGGATGCCTGTCCATCCCAGAAAAACAGCAAGTTGATTTCCCTGGCTATACTTACTAGCTTTGCTTAATAAGTTAACGTAGCCCTGGCCCTTCACTTTGGTAATCCCATCTTTTACACCGTTTTGCAGGACAAGTGAGATAGAAGGGGCCAACCAGCTACTGGAGCTCTTTGACCTCATCAGGTACTTTGTTCATCGGGAAATCTATCCAGGCAGCAAAGTCACACACTTTGAGAGGTATGCGGACATAAGGGAGGAGCAGGGTGAGAAAGTACCAGAGAGGCTTGGGAAACCAAGATACTAGCTTGGTTACCCATGCCCTATCTTCCACAGGTTGCAGCAGAAGACTGGAATTC
Encoded proteins:
- the MDP1 gene encoding magnesium-dependent phosphatase 1 isoform X1: MARLPKLAVFDLDYTLWPFWVDTHVDPPFHKSSDGTVRDRRGQDVRLYPEVPEVLKRLQSLGVPGAAASRTSEIEGANQLLELFDLIRYFVHREIYPGSKVTHFERLQQKTGIPFSQMIFFDDERRNIVDVSKLGVTCIHIQNGMNLQTLSQGLETFAKAQTGP
- the MDP1 gene encoding magnesium-dependent phosphatase 1 isoform X2, whose protein sequence is MARLPKLAVFDLDYTLWPFWVDTHVDPPFHKSSDGTVRDRRGQDVRLYPEVPEVLKRLQSLGVPGAAASRTSEIEGANQLLELFDLIRYFVHREIYPGSKVTHFERLQQKTGIPFSQMIFFDDERRNIVDVSKLGTE